A section of the Sedimentisphaera cyanobacteriorum genome encodes:
- the lpxD gene encoding UDP-3-O-(3-hydroxymyristoyl)glucosamine N-acyltransferase: protein MSRKFTAGRIAEALGAKLSGSPQKEFAGITSIDLADESKLTFAEGKHLKRLADCSAGGVIVPEMRKDISGKVQLAVSDVNEALIKALEMFAVEPSFEPKIEPTAAVDQKAQISPEAYIGDFVLVRGDVKISAGAVVKSGVKIQGPCEIGENTVIDSNCVLYPRTRIGRNCLIQAGTVIGSAGFGYRPVNQMPKLIPHNGGVLIEDFVDIGANSCVDRAKFGDTVIGAGTKIDNLCQIAHNVKIGRCCLMAGQSGIGGSSVIGDGCIFAGNSGAIDNISLGDRVTICATSTAIKNIESGKIIAGNNGIDRAKYLRSQVLVGKLPEIAQRLKALEKRLNNETEND, encoded by the coding sequence ATGAGTAGAAAATTTACAGCCGGCCGGATAGCCGAGGCCTTAGGTGCCAAGCTTTCAGGCAGCCCGCAAAAAGAGTTTGCAGGGATTACCAGCATAGACCTAGCAGATGAAAGCAAGCTTACATTCGCAGAAGGCAAACACCTAAAACGCCTTGCAGACTGTTCTGCAGGCGGCGTGATTGTACCTGAGATGCGGAAAGATATTTCAGGGAAAGTCCAGCTTGCTGTTTCAGATGTAAACGAGGCTCTGATTAAGGCCCTTGAGATGTTTGCTGTTGAACCCAGCTTCGAGCCGAAAATAGAGCCTACCGCAGCAGTAGATCAGAAAGCTCAGATTAGCCCTGAGGCTTATATCGGGGATTTTGTTCTGGTTCGCGGAGATGTTAAAATTTCGGCTGGAGCGGTAGTTAAATCCGGCGTTAAGATTCAAGGCCCGTGCGAGATCGGCGAGAACACCGTTATAGACTCCAACTGCGTGCTGTACCCCCGCACGAGAATCGGAAGAAACTGCCTGATTCAAGCCGGCACTGTAATCGGGTCGGCAGGTTTCGGGTATCGTCCGGTAAACCAGATGCCGAAGCTCATCCCCCACAATGGCGGGGTGCTAATAGAAGACTTCGTAGATATTGGGGCAAATTCCTGCGTGGACAGAGCCAAATTCGGCGATACCGTTATCGGCGCAGGAACAAAGATAGACAATCTATGTCAGATTGCTCATAATGTAAAAATAGGCAGGTGCTGCCTTATGGCCGGCCAGTCAGGAATTGGGGGCAGTTCCGTAATCGGAGACGGCTGCATTTTTGCCGGAAATTCGGGAGCTATCGACAATATTTCATTAGGCGATAGAGTTACAATCTGTGCTACCTCTACTGCCATTAAGAACATAGAATCCGGTAAAATAATTGCAGGTAATAACGGAATAGACAGAGCGAAATATCTTAGGAGTCAGGTTTTAGTCGGCAAGCTTCCTGAGATTGCCCAGAGGCTGAAAGCACTGGAAAAAAGGTTGAACAATGAAACAGAAAACGATTAA
- a CDS encoding AEC family transporter codes for MQIFITTFEAVAALLLIGLAGFFLIIRKVIPEKAISVLATIAVDVALPSLVFSKIITSFNPEDMPGWWTRPLWWAGFAAAGTAAAFMVSFASKKSFREEFRSGLVFNNAVFFPLAIITSVFSEESPLVTELFLFTLLFPAFYFAAVNFFFHGSRGAKIPVSKIINPVFAATLTAVTLVLTGLADFVPQFAVHALKLTGRTAAPLLMMILGGSIYIDFRDKGEFKLAESAKFAFAKNIIFPLIALAAVYFLNIPKAVGFMLVLQAAVPPITSLSVMTERCGGQRHITNQFIFTSFMTSIITIPAFIMLYDMLIGLDGMG; via the coding sequence TTGCAGATTTTTATAACAACATTTGAAGCTGTGGCCGCTTTGCTTTTAATCGGGCTTGCGGGCTTTTTTCTGATAATTCGAAAGGTAATACCGGAGAAGGCTATCAGTGTTCTTGCAACGATTGCTGTTGATGTGGCGCTGCCTTCGCTGGTATTTTCGAAGATAATTACCTCGTTCAATCCGGAGGATATGCCGGGCTGGTGGACAAGGCCGCTCTGGTGGGCAGGCTTTGCAGCAGCGGGAACTGCGGCTGCATTTATGGTATCTTTCGCCTCAAAGAAAAGCTTCAGGGAGGAATTCCGCTCGGGGCTGGTGTTCAATAATGCTGTTTTCTTCCCTCTTGCGATTATCACCAGCGTATTCTCGGAAGAGAGCCCGCTGGTTACGGAGCTGTTTCTCTTCACTCTGCTTTTTCCCGCATTCTATTTTGCGGCAGTGAATTTTTTCTTTCACGGCAGCAGAGGAGCGAAAATCCCTGTATCCAAGATAATAAATCCTGTGTTCGCAGCAACTCTTACAGCAGTTACGCTCGTTCTTACAGGGCTAGCTGATTTTGTCCCGCAGTTTGCTGTGCACGCTCTCAAGCTCACTGGCAGAACTGCCGCACCGCTGCTTATGATGATCCTCGGCGGGAGCATATATATCGATTTCAGGGACAAGGGCGAGTTCAAGCTCGCAGAGTCGGCGAAGTTTGCTTTTGCAAAGAACATCATTTTCCCGCTTATCGCCCTTGCCGCGGTTTACTTTTTGAATATCCCGAAGGCGGTCGGATTTATGCTCGTTCTTCAGGCGGCCGTGCCCCCGATTACATCGCTTTCTGTGATGACTGAACGCTGCGGCGGGCAGAGACACATCACAAATCAGTTTATCTTTACAAGCTTTATGACTTCAATTATAACTATTCCAGCTTTTATAATGCTCTACGATATGCTAATCGGCCTCGACGGAATGGGGTAA
- a CDS encoding OmpH family outer membrane protein — translation MSKRLFLSILAVSAAVISLSASRVDGLDKSAPSGTAVVSIPKVIDSSEYANQLDSGLQNEKENALAELEQYKAEIDSLRADMKTRKPDSEEYEDLKQKVMEKTAVAEARKKHLQNSLVKENREIMEQLYLEIVAVAKEVCKEKNIEILIDRDQLKLPSRDSQELSGIIKTHKVIYYAPHIDITDDIIERLDQRSK, via the coding sequence ATGAGTAAAAGATTATTTTTGAGTATTTTAGCAGTATCAGCAGCAGTTATTTCTCTCTCAGCCAGCAGGGTTGACGGTCTGGACAAATCAGCACCTTCAGGTACGGCTGTAGTAAGCATCCCCAAGGTAATAGACAGCAGTGAATACGCCAATCAGCTGGATTCGGGGCTGCAGAATGAGAAGGAAAATGCGCTTGCAGAGCTCGAGCAGTATAAGGCCGAGATAGATTCGCTCAGGGCAGATATGAAAACCCGCAAGCCTGATTCGGAAGAATACGAAGACCTAAAGCAGAAGGTTATGGAGAAAACGGCCGTTGCAGAGGCGAGGAAAAAACACCTCCAGAATTCTTTGGTTAAAGAAAACCGTGAAATTATGGAGCAGCTATACCTTGAGATTGTTGCCGTTGCAAAAGAGGTGTGCAAAGAGAAAAATATCGAGATCCTTATAGACCGAGACCAGCTTAAGCTTCCCTCAAGGGATTCTCAGGAGCTTTCAGGCATAATTAAAACCCATAAAGTAATTTATTATGCGCCCCACATTGATATTACAGATGATATTATTGAAAGGCTCGATCAGCGCAGCAAATGA
- the tsaA gene encoding tRNA (N6-threonylcarbamoyladenosine(37)-N6)-methyltransferase TrmO: MERIEYRPIGKIHTQFKDGTGVPRQAAGASELAGRIEIFDEYVAGLEDLEEFSHIVVVFHLHKASKPSLKAHPPWEGRRHGVFATRSPYRPNPIGLSVVRLIRIEGGNLHIAGIDMADGSPVLDIKPYVPELNPSVDIRLGWLEGKVNGMNKSKSGDR; the protein is encoded by the coding sequence ATGGAGCGGATAGAATACAGACCAATCGGGAAGATACACACCCAGTTCAAAGACGGGACGGGGGTTCCGCGTCAGGCGGCGGGTGCCTCAGAGCTGGCTGGCAGGATCGAGATATTTGATGAATATGTGGCCGGTTTGGAGGATCTTGAGGAATTCAGCCATATCGTTGTGGTTTTTCATTTGCATAAAGCATCAAAGCCGAGCCTGAAGGCTCATCCCCCTTGGGAGGGCCGGCGGCACGGCGTATTCGCTACAAGAAGCCCGTACCGTCCGAATCCTATAGGCTTATCGGTGGTTCGGCTTATCCGGATAGAAGGCGGAAATCTGCACATCGCCGGCATAGATATGGCAGACGGCAGCCCCGTGCTTGACATAAAGCCTTACGTCCCGGAACTCAATCCTAGCGTAGATATTCGGCTCGGCTGGCTCGAGGGCAAGGTAAACGGTATGAACAAGAGCAAATCCGGAGACCGCTAA
- the lpxA gene encoding acyl-ACP--UDP-N-acetylglucosamine O-acyltransferase, with protein MDNANIHPTAIVQDGAKIGDGVVIGPNCFVGSGAEIGDNTKLSANVIVEKNVVMGKNNVVYPQAVIGCGPQIFGKPSDYKYGKLVIGDSNIIREQVTIHPGMFEGSSTEVGSRNFLMIGVHIGHDCIIEDDIVTSNYSQISGHCWLQRGVWFSGIVTVHQFCTIGRWAYATGLTGINHDIPPFMTASGHYPCVVRTVNRRGMARAGLSQEDQKSVTDIFKKVYREGGPLLEKVREMVGDESLKDVQREIIEFISRASEHRFGRYLETKRND; from the coding sequence ATGGATAATGCGAATATTCATCCAACAGCTATAGTTCAAGATGGTGCCAAGATTGGTGATGGTGTGGTTATTGGGCCAAACTGTTTCGTTGGCAGCGGTGCGGAAATTGGAGACAATACAAAGCTTTCGGCTAATGTTATAGTTGAGAAGAATGTTGTGATGGGCAAAAATAATGTGGTGTATCCGCAGGCGGTTATCGGCTGCGGGCCGCAGATTTTTGGAAAGCCCAGCGATTATAAATACGGCAAGCTGGTTATTGGAGACTCGAACATAATTAGGGAGCAGGTTACAATACACCCGGGTATGTTTGAAGGTTCCTCCACAGAGGTGGGAAGCCGGAATTTCCTTATGATTGGCGTTCATATCGGCCACGACTGCATAATAGAAGACGATATCGTAACGAGCAACTACTCACAGATCTCAGGCCACTGCTGGCTGCAGCGGGGGGTCTGGTTTAGCGGTATCGTTACTGTGCACCAGTTCTGCACCATAGGACGCTGGGCGTATGCCACCGGCCTGACCGGCATAAATCACGATATACCGCCCTTTATGACGGCAAGCGGGCATTATCCCTGCGTTGTGCGAACGGTAAACCGCAGGGGAATGGCAAGGGCAGGACTAAGCCAGGAAGACCAGAAATCTGTAACCGATATCTTCAAAAAAGTGTACAGAGAGGGAGGACCGCTTCTTGAGAAGGTACGCGAGATGGTGGGCGATGAGTCTCTTAAAGACGTTCAAAGAGAGATTATAGAATTTATAAGCCGTGCAAGCGAACACCGCTTCGGAAGATACCTCGAAACTAAAAGAAACGATTGA
- the lpxC gene encoding UDP-3-O-acyl-N-acetylglucosamine deacetylase — protein sequence MKQKTIKNEASLSGKGLFSGSPVEVKFVPAQADTGIVFVRTDNPSPTKIPAHVSSLIETSRRTALGKGEVTISTTEHCLAAVYALGIDNLVIEVAGPELPGLDGSAAFYVEALKNAGIKQLAKDVNEFIVTEPIGIVEDDASIYALPGAEGKYTVSFDLNYNQVDAIGKQLFSYEVSPESFEKEIAPARTFLLEKEAVEFQKNGIGSHLSPEDVLVIGEDGPISNEFRFEDECVRHKVLDIIGDLVLAGVRIKGKIVAARSGHELNRKLAAKISELSRKQQRKKKRGTDALLDIRNIQRILPHRYPFLLVDKIIDIEHDSKIVGVKNVTFNELFFQGHFPSNPIMPGVLIVEALAQVSGLLFAQKLENTGKLAVLMTMNDVKIRRSVVPGDQIVLLAETEKVRRRSAQCRCQAKVDGKIAAEAVLKFMLIDDDV from the coding sequence ATGAAACAGAAAACGATTAAAAACGAAGCTTCACTTTCCGGCAAAGGCCTTTTCAGCGGAAGCCCGGTGGAGGTGAAATTTGTCCCGGCACAGGCGGATACAGGGATTGTATTCGTTCGTACAGACAACCCTTCGCCCACCAAAATACCAGCACATGTAAGCTCCCTGATTGAGACCAGCAGAAGAACCGCTCTGGGCAAAGGTGAGGTTACAATCAGCACAACCGAGCACTGCCTCGCAGCGGTTTATGCCCTCGGTATAGACAATCTTGTCATTGAGGTTGCCGGGCCTGAGCTGCCCGGGCTCGATGGAAGCGCTGCGTTTTATGTGGAGGCTCTGAAAAATGCAGGGATAAAGCAGCTTGCTAAGGACGTAAACGAATTCATCGTAACCGAACCGATAGGTATAGTTGAAGACGATGCATCTATTTACGCACTTCCAGGGGCGGAAGGGAAATATACAGTAAGCTTCGATTTGAACTACAATCAGGTGGATGCTATAGGTAAGCAGCTCTTCTCATACGAGGTTAGCCCCGAAAGCTTCGAAAAGGAAATAGCACCCGCAAGAACTTTCCTCCTTGAGAAAGAGGCGGTGGAGTTTCAGAAAAACGGAATTGGAAGCCATCTCTCTCCTGAAGATGTGCTGGTGATTGGCGAAGATGGTCCTATAAGCAACGAATTCCGCTTCGAAGATGAGTGTGTAAGGCATAAGGTGCTGGATATCATCGGAGACCTTGTCCTTGCCGGAGTGCGAATAAAGGGCAAGATTGTGGCCGCAAGAAGCGGGCATGAGCTCAACAGAAAGCTCGCTGCAAAGATTTCAGAGCTTTCAAGAAAGCAGCAGAGAAAGAAAAAGCGAGGAACCGATGCTCTGCTCGATATCAGAAACATTCAGCGGATACTCCCTCACAGATACCCCTTCCTGCTTGTTGACAAGATCATCGATATTGAACACGATTCAAAGATTGTAGGCGTTAAGAACGTTACATTCAACGAGCTGTTCTTCCAGGGGCATTTTCCTTCGAATCCGATAATGCCGGGAGTCCTTATCGTAGAGGCTCTCGCTCAGGTATCAGGACTTCTGTTTGCCCAGAAGCTTGAGAATACAGGTAAGCTCGCAGTGCTTATGACAATGAACGATGTGAAAATTAGGCGTTCTGTTGTACCGGGAGACCAGATCGTGCTGCTCGCGGAAACAGAGAAGGTACGTAGAAGAAGCGCTCAGTGTAGATGTCAGGCAAAGGTGGATGGGAAGATTGCTGCTGAAGCCGTGCTGAAATTTATGCTGATTGATGACGATGTTTAA
- a CDS encoding right-handed parallel beta-helix repeat-containing protein, which produces MNYFKLILITAFAGILAVPVLSVETSDLWEYTYTDNFETDKAIDDSYDHSVFWPENAFPPAEPYLVYTTIYHTDSVNRRGLLFNDFKGKLAHLNYCFPLVSAQNVDAVKGYIEFDLKMEDHNDDTQVSRRGYFCYSVSSDGQQWTKPAALKSGHQKIELYSDQGTCYISLEGRDAFIDNLSVALKIEHDEPDVINVPEDYPTIQQAVDAAQDGQTVQIAPGTYSGQGNVNIDLLGKAITVRGAKGPGASVIDCSVILPAVQEVPEKIISRGFYLHQGERRDTVIKNLTITNGFVSGSEIPADDMRWNLSPEHPIGAGIYCEFASPTIKNCIIKDCRTELGAGIGCVGAHPDISFNRIRDCIAGGFGACESGGFGAGIGLIRHSALSITNCRVVRNSAYYNSKGAGLYCRRSKAKIYGSSFNSNSADGSLLGGGVYCGTGSEMMLKNCVVSNNLANCGAGIFAERMLADEIGSLPAPVFPRTSITVENCTIANNRLVNPMPIYPGAGIHSRAADIRVKSCIVWYNSPTQIVIYKSPHKFPVTYSNVQGGYPTSEAVLDNYSPEDGLEPLAGESTDDYYQHLSLIECPGNIDKEPLFADPVLPIVDYHLKSKTGRYVPGRVLSASGNVKPGSWVKDDVHSPSIDSGSPFLPFRDEPMPNGFRINMGAYGNTKQASKSMPWHILGKEGFGEDVPSPDVNRDGIIDYEDIVKIAEQWLQGVKGYGIQTNPPQD; this is translated from the coding sequence ATGAACTATTTCAAGCTGATTCTAATCACAGCCTTTGCAGGCATTCTTGCTGTGCCGGTCTTATCTGTTGAAACGAGCGACCTCTGGGAATATACCTACACCGACAACTTCGAAACAGACAAGGCAATTGACGACAGCTACGACCATTCGGTTTTCTGGCCTGAAAACGCATTCCCGCCGGCAGAGCCTTATCTTGTTTACACCACCATCTATCACACGGATTCGGTTAATCGAAGGGGACTGCTGTTTAACGATTTCAAGGGTAAGCTTGCGCATCTGAACTACTGTTTTCCTCTGGTTTCTGCCCAGAATGTCGATGCTGTGAAAGGGTATATCGAGTTCGACCTGAAGATGGAAGATCATAACGATGATACTCAGGTAAGCAGAAGAGGGTATTTCTGCTATTCAGTTTCCTCAGACGGCCAGCAATGGACAAAGCCCGCTGCCCTTAAATCCGGCCATCAGAAAATCGAGCTCTACTCCGACCAGGGCACCTGCTACATCAGCCTTGAAGGAAGAGATGCCTTTATAGACAACCTTTCCGTGGCTCTGAAAATAGAGCATGATGAGCCTGATGTGATAAACGTGCCTGAGGACTACCCGACCATCCAGCAGGCTGTAGATGCTGCTCAAGACGGGCAGACCGTTCAAATTGCCCCCGGAACCTACTCCGGCCAGGGCAATGTTAATATCGACCTGCTCGGGAAGGCAATAACAGTGCGCGGAGCAAAAGGCCCGGGTGCTAGCGTAATAGACTGCTCTGTTATTTTGCCCGCAGTTCAAGAGGTGCCCGAGAAGATTATCTCACGCGGTTTTTATCTTCATCAGGGCGAAAGGCGAGATACTGTTATTAAAAATTTAACGATAACAAACGGCTTTGTAAGCGGTTCAGAAATCCCGGCAGATGATATGCGATGGAACTTATCGCCGGAGCATCCAATAGGGGCTGGGATATACTGCGAGTTTGCGAGCCCGACAATCAAAAACTGCATTATTAAAGACTGCCGAACAGAGCTGGGAGCCGGAATAGGCTGCGTTGGAGCGCATCCGGATATCTCTTTCAACAGAATCAGAGATTGCATTGCAGGAGGTTTTGGCGCTTGCGAATCCGGCGGCTTCGGAGCGGGCATTGGGCTTATAAGGCATTCCGCCCTCAGCATAACCAATTGCAGAGTAGTAAGGAATTCTGCCTATTACAACAGCAAAGGTGCTGGACTGTACTGCAGGAGAAGCAAGGCAAAGATTTACGGGTCGAGCTTCAACAGCAACTCAGCCGACGGCAGCCTCCTCGGCGGCGGCGTTTACTGCGGAACCGGCTCTGAGATGATGCTGAAAAACTGCGTTGTTTCCAACAACCTTGCAAATTGCGGAGCGGGAATATTCGCTGAAAGAATGCTTGCTGATGAGATTGGCTCACTTCCAGCTCCCGTCTTCCCCCGAACTTCAATTACAGTGGAGAATTGTACAATAGCAAACAACAGGCTGGTTAATCCTATGCCGATATACCCGGGAGCCGGAATACACTCAAGAGCCGCTGATATAAGGGTAAAAAGCTGTATCGTATGGTACAACAGCCCTACGCAGATCGTGATTTACAAGTCTCCGCACAAGTTCCCGGTAACATACTCTAATGTGCAGGGCGGCTACCCAACCTCAGAGGCAGTGCTTGATAATTACAGCCCTGAAGACGGGCTTGAGCCTCTCGCAGGCGAGAGCACTGACGATTACTACCAGCACCTGAGCCTTATTGAATGCCCGGGCAATATCGATAAAGAGCCGCTTTTCGCTGATCCTGTTTTGCCTATTGTGGATTATCATCTAAAATCTAAAACAGGGCGATATGTTCCCGGAAGGGTTCTCAGCGCAAGCGGAAATGTTAAGCCGGGCAGCTGGGTGAAAGACGATGTCCACAGCCCGAGCATTGATTCGGGAAGCCCGTTCCTGCCGTTCAGAGATGAACCTATGCCTAACGGCTTCAGGATCAATATGGGCGCTTACGGAAACACAAAGCAGGCGAGCAAAAGTATGCCATGGCATATCCTCGGAAAAGAAGGCTTTGGGGAGGATGTCCCGAGCCCCGATGTAAACAGAGACGGGATAATTGATTACGAAGACATAGTAAAGATTGCAGAGCAGTGGCTTCAGGGGGTAAAAGGCTACGGAATACAGACAAATCCCCCGCAAGATTGA
- a CDS encoding mechanosensitive ion channel domain-containing protein, translating into MLLIQGLSFAEENSSDEKQQADAQTEEVKAEPEEVWSVDIKQIEQAKQRITDNKEMKEEDKSKYLEIYNSIIEQAELFKQYNAEKESFLNMQKNAASELEKVKGSLEKIKEESAELAAEGKAVSELETLLAEANMNLESARETSTKLENEPKRRAERRTQIPEQRKQIKESISELNEKLSQLPAESEQDELIEANRKLLKAKLKAQNAKLDSLAEELKAYEATSEILALRRDLAAAKLSKFEKQVKFWQDALGQARKKEAERAKQEAKKVAQQSQKSHPLVQKLANENVELAKKQSELVKDIEKTNSYFKEVQLEVESLSQDFSSLQEQMEKAGRVTSAMGVLLVAKKNNLKDVRQHKRQISERIAKTSTMQLKWSQYDRRWAELSEIEAQAESMLEENSVTEDMPSYFSVKNKAEELLRDRRKIVRKIADYYMNHITALAQLDMTERSLVKTVEKYRSYINKSILWVKSSSAVQKNEIAKIISGVREYAQSNSPARMFRVITSDFIKRAPYYITAGVILLLLIFSRPKLIKTAKADSQRVQKITEDRFVYTLREVVVMLVYASFLPLVMVFLGWRMLENSANYPNLAYFAEGLFHASYLAFAFGIMRFFSRPYGLGSHFGMNEEALQTFGANLLWFFSVLIPAAFLYYSFQLGEDAKAGQDACRRVIFLIQQTAVIVFLITVLNPKGTIVRSWLEKHEGSWLEKLKYIIFAIAILVPFSFCILSIIGYGYAAMHLHQELMYTFALLVTVFFLTAVLKRSLLVTRRRLAIQQLDRLREQTIEEAQSDTEQTQSVSMAQEAGNTISTISDQARSVIKFVSTLLIVLGVWWIWKSTLPALEALENIQLSQTTDSQGEIIIISLGSLFKAVVIFIITLVLTRNVPGLLEIMVLQKLPINSAASFAITTLCRYLLFIVGIVYTSFVLGIRWSTVQWLVAAVMVGLGFGLQEIFANFISGLIILFEQPIRVGDTITIGDVSGRVAKIKIRATTIRKWDEKELVVPNKEFITGRLVNWSLSDTTLRIEFPVGVAYGSDVKKAENTLLNIAKRHPDVLDSNPAPRVIFKGFGASSLDLELRVYISSIKQYLDVWHQVNSRIDQRFREENIEIAFPQTDLHIRSSDMPIPLDIQNSGKQKDE; encoded by the coding sequence ATGCTGCTTATTCAGGGATTATCTTTTGCCGAAGAAAACAGCTCGGACGAAAAGCAGCAGGCAGATGCCCAAACCGAAGAAGTGAAGGCTGAGCCAGAAGAGGTTTGGAGCGTTGATATAAAGCAGATTGAGCAGGCCAAGCAGCGGATTACTGATAATAAGGAAATGAAGGAGGAGGATAAAAGTAAGTATCTGGAGATTTACAACAGCATAATCGAGCAGGCAGAGCTTTTCAAGCAGTACAATGCTGAAAAGGAATCTTTCTTGAATATGCAGAAAAATGCAGCCTCAGAGCTTGAAAAAGTGAAAGGGTCTCTCGAGAAGATTAAAGAAGAGTCCGCAGAACTTGCAGCGGAAGGTAAAGCTGTTTCCGAACTGGAAACCCTTCTGGCTGAAGCAAATATGAACCTCGAAAGCGCCAGAGAAACCAGTACAAAGCTGGAAAATGAACCCAAAAGGCGAGCGGAAAGAAGAACGCAGATTCCCGAACAGAGAAAGCAGATTAAGGAATCCATAAGCGAACTGAACGAAAAGCTCAGTCAGCTGCCTGCTGAATCTGAGCAGGATGAGCTTATAGAGGCCAATAGAAAGCTTCTCAAGGCGAAACTGAAGGCTCAAAATGCCAAACTTGATTCTCTTGCAGAAGAGCTCAAGGCCTACGAGGCAACCAGCGAAATACTCGCCCTTCGAAGAGACCTTGCCGCCGCAAAACTGAGCAAATTCGAAAAGCAGGTAAAATTCTGGCAGGATGCTCTCGGTCAGGCCAGAAAGAAGGAGGCTGAGCGGGCAAAGCAGGAGGCAAAAAAAGTTGCTCAGCAGTCCCAAAAATCTCATCCCCTCGTTCAGAAGCTCGCAAATGAGAACGTGGAGCTTGCAAAAAAGCAGTCTGAGCTTGTAAAGGATATTGAAAAAACAAACAGCTACTTTAAAGAAGTTCAGCTTGAGGTTGAAAGCCTTTCTCAGGATTTCAGCAGCCTTCAGGAGCAGATGGAAAAGGCAGGCAGGGTAACCAGTGCTATGGGGGTTTTGCTGGTTGCAAAAAAGAACAATCTCAAGGATGTACGTCAGCATAAAAGGCAGATAAGCGAGAGAATAGCGAAAACATCCACCATGCAGCTCAAATGGAGCCAGTACGACAGGCGTTGGGCAGAGCTGTCCGAAATAGAGGCTCAAGCAGAGAGTATGCTTGAAGAAAACAGCGTAACCGAAGATATGCCCAGCTATTTTTCTGTAAAAAACAAAGCAGAAGAGCTGCTAAGAGACAGACGCAAAATCGTTCGGAAAATCGCAGATTACTATATGAATCATATCACTGCCCTTGCCCAGCTTGATATGACTGAAAGATCGCTTGTTAAAACGGTTGAAAAATACCGCAGCTACATCAATAAGAGTATTTTATGGGTTAAAAGCTCTTCCGCTGTGCAGAAAAACGAAATCGCCAAGATCATTTCAGGCGTAAGGGAATATGCTCAAAGCAATAGTCCTGCAAGAATGTTCAGAGTTATTACTAGCGATTTTATCAAACGAGCCCCTTACTACATAACCGCCGGCGTTATTCTTCTCCTGCTTATATTTTCAAGACCAAAGCTAATAAAAACCGCAAAGGCCGATTCTCAGAGGGTTCAGAAAATCACTGAAGACCGCTTTGTTTATACCCTGCGGGAGGTTGTGGTAATGCTTGTTTACGCTTCTTTTCTGCCTTTGGTGATGGTTTTTCTGGGCTGGCGCATGCTCGAGAATTCCGCAAACTACCCGAATTTAGCATATTTTGCAGAAGGCCTTTTCCACGCCTCATACCTTGCTTTTGCCTTTGGAATAATGCGGTTTTTCTCAAGGCCTTATGGGCTCGGGTCGCATTTCGGGATGAACGAAGAAGCCCTGCAAACTTTCGGAGCTAATTTGCTATGGTTCTTTTCAGTTCTTATTCCTGCGGCATTCCTGTATTATTCCTTCCAGCTCGGGGAGGACGCAAAGGCCGGGCAGGATGCTTGCAGGCGTGTTATTTTTCTCATCCAGCAGACGGCTGTTATTGTATTTCTAATTACAGTTTTGAACCCCAAGGGGACAATCGTGCGAAGCTGGCTTGAAAAACACGAAGGCAGCTGGCTCGAAAAGCTGAAATATATTATCTTCGCTATTGCAATACTTGTCCCATTTTCATTCTGCATCCTCTCAATAATCGGCTACGGATACGCCGCAATGCACCTTCATCAGGAGCTTATGTACACCTTCGCTCTGCTGGTTACTGTGTTTTTCCTTACTGCTGTTCTTAAGAGAAGCCTTCTGGTAACCAGAAGACGCCTTGCTATCCAGCAGTTAGACAGGCTCAGGGAGCAGACAATCGAGGAAGCTCAGAGCGATACCGAACAAACGCAGTCGGTGAGTATGGCTCAAGAGGCAGGCAATACCATATCAACAATCTCCGATCAGGCAAGGAGCGTAATCAAATTTGTCTCAACGCTTCTTATTGTTCTCGGCGTATGGTGGATATGGAAAAGCACACTTCCCGCCCTTGAAGCGCTGGAAAACATCCAGCTCTCTCAAACCACAGACTCGCAGGGCGAGATTATCATAATCAGCTTAGGCAGCTTATTCAAAGCGGTTGTAATTTTTATTATAACCCTCGTTCTAACTCGAAATGTCCCCGGGCTTTTAGAGATTATGGTTCTTCAGAAGCTTCCGATAAATTCCGCAGCGAGCTTTGCGATAACAACCCTTTGCAGGTATCTGCTGTTTATCGTAGGAATTGTATATACCAGCTTTGTTCTCGGGATTCGCTGGTCAACGGTGCAGTGGCTTGTGGCGGCGGTTATGGTAGGTCTTGGTTTCGGCCTGCAGGAGATATTCGCAAACTTCATCTCGGGCCTTATTATACTCTTCGAACAGCCTATCAGGGTTGGTGATACTATAACTATAGGCGATGTGAGCGGGAGAGTGGCTAAGATTAAGATACGTGCTACTACAATCCGCAAGTGGGATGAGAAGGAGCTTGTTGTTCCGAATAAGGAATTCATTACCGGCAGGCTGGTAAACTGGAGCCTTTCGGATACTACTCTTAGGATAGAATTTCCGGTTGGAGTTGCATACGGGTCTGATGTTAAAAAGGCAGAAAATACTCTGCTCAACATAGCGAAGCGTCATCCGGACGTTTTAGATTCTAATCCTGCCCCGAGGGTGATTTTCAAGGGTTTTGGTGCAAGCAGTCTTGACCTTGAACTGAGAGTTTACATCAGCTCAATAAAACAGTATCTTGATGTGTGGCATCAGGTAAACAGCAGGATAGACCAGCGGTTTAGAGAGGAAAATATCGAAATCGCTTTCCCCCAGACAGACCTGCACATACGTTCCTCGGATATGCCTATTCCGCTTGATATACAAAACAGCGGAAAACAAAAAGATGAATAA